The Candidatus Neomarinimicrobiota bacterium genome segment GGTATGCGGCGGACCACGCTGGAATCGCCCGGATCTATGAGCTGGAGACCAGCGGCGGCTTCACCGTGTGTTTCGGGCGCATGCTCGAGGTCGAGCAACCGGAAGAGGCTCGCCGAGTTCACATAGACGGGATGCAGCACCCGCATGACGCCCAGTGTGCGCCGGGCACCCTCCAGGTCGCCATGACGCCACAGGGCAACCGTCTCGGCCTCCAGGGCCTTGATGCGCCGGATCAGGCGTACACGCTGGCGGGCATCGTCGGATTCGGGTCTTGAGGGATAGGCCGCGATGTAGGCCAACAGCTCCCGCCGGGCGGGATTGATCTGGCCCTCGCGGTAGAGCGCCAGGGCGGCCTCCATGTCGGGAGGACCGGACTGGCACGCCAGCAGAAGCAGGATTCCCCCGATGCTAGCGAGTGAACTGGCCCCTGATATCACGAGCCCCCGTCCTCATCCACCGCCCCCTTGGGCGCCACCCGCAGGGGAAAGGAGACCCGCAGCGAGAAGCCGGTGATGCGTGCGTGTTCGGTGGGAAACCCGGCCCTGGTGGAGTGGGGGGAGTCGGCGTAGCGGTCTTGCCAGAGTTCGTGCCCCTTGTCGAAGGGCTTGGGGTCGATGACGGCCCGCAGGGGCATGGAGTTGAAATCGTGAAAGTAGCCCAGTTCCCATTGGAAGCGATGGAAGCGGGGCAGGCTGGCCTCATCTGCTGCCCGGACGCGGCGGCCACCCCCCACCAGGACGCCGAAGCGCGTGCTGCTCCGGCCCCCAATACCGTTTAAGATAAACATGCCGCGCAGGCCGAAATAGCGGAGCCGTCTGACGCTGTCCTTTTTCCTGGTTCGGGTGCGGTGGCTGACGCGGTAATAGGTGATGTCGATGTTGTGATTCGGGTTAAAGCCGTAGGAAAGGTTCATGACGTCTGAGCGCCGGTCGCTGGTGGAGAGCAGGCGGCTGATATCGACGCCGGAACCGACGACGGGCAGGCCCACGCGCAGACCCAGATCCCAGGCGTCACTGAGACCGCGGCGATAGACCACCAGAGGCATGACATTCTCGCTGCTGAGGGTGTAGGCCATAAAGGTCTCGCCGCGCTTCAGGGGCACCGGGCTGATGGTGGGATGGGTGGCGCACGCCGACAGGGCCAGCGCCGCGATGCTCATATGCACGTAACGGGACACGTGTGCGAGATTAGGGCAGGGGACGGCACAAAGTCAAGGAGGCGCTGCCCAGACCGGTCCCATCAGGCTTTGCGGGGAGCGCGCAGTCGCTGGCAGCGGGGGCACAGGTGCGTGCCGCGCTGGGCGACCCGCGTTTTCACGATGCCGGCGCCGCAGACCGGGCAGGGCTCGCCCTGACGGCCAAAGATCTGGAGCTGCTCCCGGAAGCTGCCGGTCTGGCCGTTGCCGAATCCGAAGCTGATGAAGGTGGTGCCCTGACGGTCGATGCTGGCCTGCAGCGTGTTGCGGATGGCGCGGTGAAGGGCCGTGGCCTTACGGGGACTCAGCCGGTGGGCGCGGGTCAAGGGGTGGATGCGGGCCTGGAACAGGGCTTCATCCACATAGATGTTGCCCAGCCCCGCGATGAAGGCCTGGTCCAGCAGCAGGGGCTTGATTTGCCGCCGGCGGCCCGCCAACATCCGCCGGAAGCGCTGGGGCGAAAAGGCCTCCGACAGGGGCTCCGGCCCCAGACTCTCATCCAGCGCGGCGCTACTGTCCAGGTAGCCGATGCGGCCAAACTTGCGCGCATCGCGGAACAGGAGCTGGCCGCCGGAGGATAGCTCGAAGACAGCGCTGACGTGGGCCGGCGCGTCGCGGGCGCCTGGGGGCGTCACCTGGAGGCGGCCCGTCATGCGCAGGTGGATATGCACCAGGCCGTGTTTTAGGCCCAGCAGGATGAACTTGCCCCGGCGGTCGACAGCCCTGATCGAGCGGCCCACCACCTGGCGGGCGAATTCGTCAGGGGTGGCCGGGGCGGTGACCTTGGCCCAATGGGCCGTGAATCCGGTGATGCCCTGTCCCACCAGTTGGGGGCGGAGATGGCGCACCACCGTTTCCACTTCGGGCAGTTCGGGCATGGGGGAAGTTAATAGCCACGGCGGCGAAAACCGTGCAGTGGCGCAAGGCTAAAAACTGTAGAGGACGGTGTCGGGGGCGCTTTGCACGGCGATGAGCACAACACCGCTGCCCCGCTGCTCCCGAATGGACGTCAGACCAATAAGGAGGTATCTCCACAGGTACGCCTCGCAGGCGTCGAGATGGCCATCGTGAATGACCACCACGTCCATGAGGGGTGGGGCCAATGGCACCCAGTCTTGGCTGCCGACAACAAAGAAATCGTGCTCCTTGCAGCCACCAGAGTAGCGCACCCTGACCACGAGGGTGTCGCCGCTGACACTGACGCTATCCACCTCGAAGGCGTCAATCACGTTGGCGCGGAAGGCGTCGAAACTGGAGCCATCCACGAAGATGAGCCGGTCCGACTCCATGGGGACAGGGTTCAGCGAGAAGGTGAGGCTGGCCGCCAGATCGGCAGAGTCGGACGCCTCAACAAACCATATGGGGTAGGGGTCGAGCTGGCGGAGGGCGATGCTGTGCCGCCGAGTATACACGCGCTTGTGAGCCCCCTCGTCCGCACTGAAGACGTAGGCCTCAATGAGGGGCTCCAGGTAGACGGTATCCTGGCCGGGGACGTGGAACCAGACCTGGATTCGCGCCCGGCCGGCCCAAATGCAATCCACATCCAGTGGGCAGCGCAATTCGTGAAGCAGGCTGTGAAAGCCTATTTCCACGTCCTCGGGTCCGACGATTTCACTCGCGCCCACGCTCAGAACAAACTGCTCGCCATAGGTGACCGAATCATCGCCCGGCTCAACCGCGCAGGCCACACATACTATCGCTGCCAGTAGGAAATACGGTCTCATGTCATCCCATTGTCAAAATCGGTCGAGCCGACTGCGTTGAGAATATAGGCCGCCGTGACGCCAGATTCAAGCTGCCCCCGAACCTGCGACACCTTAGCTTCGGCCCCGAGACCATGACCGTGTTCCCCCCCGTCCAGCCCGTGGCCGCGGCGTGAAATCCACGTCCTTCGCCGAGGCTGCCGCCGTGGTCATGCTGGGCTCGCTGATGGCCTCATCCGCGGCCATCTGGATCCGCTTCTTGCCCGGGGTGTCCCCCCTTACCATCGGCTATGTGCGGGTGGGCGGGGCGGCCCTGCTCCTGCTGCCGTGGTTCTGGTGGGAGCTGGCCCGCCAGGGACCGCCGGCGTGGAGGGAGCTGCGCTACTCGTTGCTGGCAGGCGTGGCTCTGGCGCTACACTTCGCCACCTGGATCGCCTCGCTGCGTTACACTACAGTGGCCCATTCCGTCTTGATGGTGGCCACCCACCCCATCTTCGTGATTGCCATCTCGTTGTGGTTGCTGCGCGTGCCGGTGGCCCGGAACCAGGTGGTGGGAGCGGTGGTGGCGCTGGCCGGGGTGGTCTTCATCCAGTGGCAGGACTTGGGCGGGGACTCGGTCGTTGGGGGCGCCTCGGCACCGGCGCTGGGTAACCTGCTGGCCCTGGCCGGGGGGCTGTTTGCGGCGGTTTACCTGCTGCTGGGGCGCGCGGCACGGCAGACCTTAAGCACCATCATGCACGTGGAGGTGACCTACGCCACGGCCGCCGTGGTGCTGCTGCTGATGGCGCTGGCCTTCGGGGTGCCGGGACCGCCCCGGTCGAGTGGGCCCTGGGTCTACCTACTGTTGCTGGTACTGCTGCCCACGGTTGGAGGGCACACGATCTTTAACTGGGGCCTGCGCCATCTGGGGGCGCCGCTGGTGTCGCTGATTGGGTTGCTGGAACCGGTGGAGTCGGCCGTGCTGGCGCTGCTCATTCTAGGCGAGGCAGTGCCGCCGGCCACGGCCCTTGGCGCGGCGGTCATCGTGGGCGGGCTGGCCCTGGCCATCTGGCGGCCGCAGACTACCGGCAGCGCTGATACCTAAGGGGGTGCAGGCCGGCAATTGGGCAAAAAAAGGCGCCCCCAAAGGCAGGGGCGCCGGGCCGGTGCATGGAGGGCAACCGGACGACAGTTGCAGGTGGCTAGACGTCCAGGAGGATCAGCACCAACCCGACACCAATAAAGCTGAGGGCAAAAAGTGAAATATTGAGGATCAACTTGCGACGCAGCCAGGAGCGCTGGTCAGGGGCGAGCTCCCTGCTGCCGGGGTTGCGTCGGTCCCAGGGAACCGGGCTAAGGGGGGCAAATAATTCTGGGTCGTTGATCATGACAGTCATATCCACGGGCGGGCGAATGGTACGGGGAAATTGCGGGAGATAGTATGTCCCCCATCACATGGCGCCAGGAATGTGACCCCGATCAAACCGGAGCCGGGGCAGCCGGGCGGGACGGATGGGCACTCCGTCGGACTGACGCAGGCCGATCAGATGCGGATGTAACCCCTGGCCACGGAGGCCTGGTAAACCCGGCCCAACGCGATGGCGAAGGAGGCCTGGCGCAGGCTGCACTTACGGGCGGTGGCAAAGTGCAGCACATTGGCGAAACTCTTGCGGAGGATGGTGTAGAGCTCCTCGTGAATGCGGGACTCTTTCCAGGCAAACTGCTGAATGTTCTGGGCCCACTCAAAATAGCTCACCACCACGCCACCGGCATTCGCGATGACGTCGGGGATGAGAGCGACGCCGTTATTCGTGAGAACATCGCCCCCCTCCGGGGTCACCGGGTGGTTGGCGGCCTCCACCACCACCTGGGCCTTGAGACGGCCGGCGTTATCACCCGTGATGACCCCGCCCAGGGCCGCAGGGACCAGGTAATCGCACTCCTGGAACAGGAGCTCGTCGCCGTCCAGCGGATCGCCCGCCTCGAAACCGACGACCGAGCCGGTCTCCTTGACATGGGCCATAAGGCCGCGAATATCCAGACCACTATCATTGCGAATACCGCCCCGCACATCACTGACGGCGATGACCTGGGCGCCCTTTTCGGAGAAGTGCAGGGACGCAAAGGAGCCCACATTGCCAAAGCCCTGCACGACCACCCGGGCCCCCTTGAGGGACCGGCCGTTCTCCTCGGCCCAGTGTTCGGTGACGATCACCACGCCCTTACCGGTGGCGTCTTCCCGTCCCACCGAGCCCCCCAGTTCCAGGGGCTTGCCGGTGACAATGGCGGGGGTGTGACCATTCAATCTGCCATAGGCCGCCATGGCCCAGCCCATGACCTTGGCGTTGGTGCCCATGTCGGGCGCGGGCACGTCGCGGTTGGGACCCAGGATCATGGCGATGCGGGTAAAGAAAGTGACCGTCACATTATAGAGATCGTCCTCACTCATGGTCAGGGGATCGCAGGCAATGCCCCCCTTGGCCCCACCGAAGGGAATGTCCACGAGAGCCGTTTTCCAGGTCATAAGGGAAGCGAGAGCGCGCACCTCCTCCAGGTCCACGTGGGGATGGTAGCGGATGCCGCCCTTGTAGGGACCGCGGGCTCCGTTGTGCTGGATGCGGTAGCCCTCAAAAAGTTGCAGATGGCCATTGGTTAGCAGGGGGATCTCGACGCGAATCTCGCGGTAGGGGTTTTTGAGCAGGGCCATCGCCTCCTCAGGGACCTCGGCCATCTCCCGGGCCTCGTCAAGGCGCTGGTTCACCTCATCGAAAGGGGACGGACGGGATGCAGGTTTGTCGGCACTCATGGCTGGCTCCTCATGTAGTCTTGGTCTTCAAAGTTTTAGCGCCGCAGCAGCGACGTTTTCAGGCACAGGGGACCGCACACCTTCAGTTGGCCGACGGCCGGGACGTCCCGCAGTAAACACAACTGGTTCCCGCCTGCACATGAAACCCGCACTCGGGGCAGTCCCACTCCTCATCCCAGCTTTCGTCCTCCGGCTCAAGCCGGTTGCGCTGATAGCTGCGGTAGCCCGCCAGCACAAAGTACGCCAGAATCAGGAGCAGGCCGAGCAATAGAAAGGGTTGTGACATCAGACGATAGCGGCAGGCTGTGGAGGCTAATTTAAGGCGGGAAAAGCGACGGATAGCAACCGATTTCGCGACCCGACCCGGCTATGACGACGACTCCAACAAAGGCTGCAGCTGCGCCTCCAGCTCTTCGAAGCTGTAGAGCGGTGAACGCTTCAACACCAGCTCCTGTCGCCGGCAGACCAGTTCTGCCACCCCTTCGATGGCAAAAACTGCCTTGGTAAACGGGTGAACCCGGCTGACGGCCAGACCCTCCACCACCAGAGGGTCCTCGAAACGTATAGATAGGGAGTAGCTGCGCCGGAGGGGGCCAGCGGGAAGGGCTATGACTTCCACGGCGCCAAAGATCTCCGGCACTACGCGCTCCAGGAGGTAGTCCCGGAAGAGCGACCAGTCATACTCCTTCTTGTAGGTTCGGAAGCGGAGCCGATGGCGCATCACGTGGACTTCGGAGATGGGTTGAAAGCCGAAGAAAGGCTGCACCCACTGGGGCGCCCGGGTCATGGTGGTGCGGTTGTATTTATCGGCCATTTCGTCGGTGAGGTGGCGGCGCACATGGAGAACGTAGATGTTGGGATTGACCGGCGCCTCCAGGGCGACCACCAGGGGTGTCAGGTTAGCGGGCATGCCTGGCTCGCGAGACCGTCAGTGGCCCGCCCGCCGGCCTACTGATGCAGGCGGGCTGTAACCCCCAGGATGGAATTCTTGAACTTTTCCACCTGATTCTGGGTGTGGAACAGGTCATCTACCGGGTGGAAGACATCCTGAGGATAGACTTCGGGACTGAGATCCAGCAGGAAGGTGGACTCCACCTTGAGCTGGTAGTCGCGGATAATCTCCCGGGCCACACCTTTATTGCGGAGGTGGTTGATGAAGAACTTGATTTGCCCGTCCGTGGTGATGTTGAACAGGGGGAGTATGCCTTCATCGGAGCGGGCACGGTAGGTGAGCATACCCGTTTCCCGGCCACGGCCCCAGGCCACCAAATCGGCTTCCTTCTGGCTAAAGGCCACCAGGTCTTCCAGCACCTTGACGACGTGGACCGGGCACTGTGCCTTGGCAAACTGCAAGAATGTTGTGGGGTCCCACTTGGCCATAAGTACCGGGGCTTAGGCGATCTGGAGGTTGGATGGGCTCAAAACTGAGATAGGGCACCTTGAGTGCGCCCAAAGTTAATCAATTGCGGCTTGGCTGTGAGCAGCAAATTGATGCGCTGGGCCACAGGGCGGCCACAAAGTGGGCCTCCCGGCCTTCGTGAACCGGCCCAGTTTCGAGATACGGGGCAGGTTACGTCAAGTGAGGCCCGTGCGTCCAGTTTCCAGTTGCAGGCGTGCATGCAACTCACTGACGGGGTATGCGCCGTAACGCCAGAGCTGGTCCCCTACGTAGGTAGCGGGTACAACAAAGGGCTGTGCAAAAGGGGGCGGTTCATGCGCGCTGATATCGATGACGTCGAACCGGACCTCCGATCCCGAGCGCATGGGCTCCAGTTCGGCCAGCAAATCCTCGCATGACGGGCAGTACGGTCGGTGCAGAAGGGTAACCGTTAAGGGGGTCGTGGTTTCAGCCTCGCTGGCCATGGGGTAAAAGTATACCCTCTCGTAGGCCCGGCGCTGTCTCAGAGCAGACAGAAGCGGGGGAGGAAGTGTAAGTTGCCCGACGGGTTGGGCAGCTATTTCAGCAAGCTGTCAGGGTCATTGATCCTGAGGAATTGGCGGGTAAAATCGATCTTGCCATCGGACTTGAGTTCATTGAGGATGGCATTAACCGTCTGCCTGCTGGTGGCGGTGAGCTCGGCGATATCCTGATGCGTCAGGAAGGGCCGTACCTCCCAGAGATCCACCATTTTCTTGCCAAAATCCCGCACGTAGCGGACCAGGAAACTGACGACCCGCTGGTGGGCGTCCTTGAAAACCAGGTCTTCAACCTGCGCCTCCACTTTGCGGATGCGCAAGCCCAGGTGGGAGCGGACTCTGCGGCTAAGGGCATTGCTGTTCTCGAGCAGCTCTTGGAATGCGGCCCGGTCCATGGCGCAAATGACAGCGTCTTCCACGACTTCGGCAATATTCTGATGCGTTTCCTGACCCAGGATAGCCGACTCCCCGAATATCTCGCCCGCGCCAAGCAAGGCCAGAGTGACGGTCTGTCCATCAGGGGAAATGCGGGAGATCTTGATCTTGCCCGATTTGAGGAGGTAAATGGTGTTGGATGGCTCTTCGGGAAAGTAGACCACTTCTTTCTTAGTGCTGTAACTCATCTGGCTCAACATCGCCAGCTGGATGAGGGTCCTATCCTCCACTTCCTTGAAGAGGTTGAAATTTTGAAAATACCAGAGTTTGGTGCGCTCAGCCATGAGAGTGAAAATTACTCAGTCGAGATCGATTTCAAAACAGTTCGGATGCGGTTGCTTACTTCCTGACCCCCCAGCCCCATCAGAGCAGCAACTTTTCTGCCGGGCCCGGAAGCACCGAAGCGGTCGACGCCGATTGTGAGGCCACTCCGGCCGGTGAAGCGCTCCCACCCTACAGTGGCGCCCGCTTCCAGGGATACTCT includes the following:
- the mutM gene encoding DNA-formamidopyrimidine glycosylase produces the protein MPELPEVETVVRHLRPQLVGQGITGFTAHWAKVTAPATPDEFARQVVGRSIRAVDRRGKFILLGLKHGLVHIHLRMTGRLQVTPPGARDAPAHVSAVFELSSGGQLLFRDARKFGRIGYLDSSAALDESLGPEPLSEAFSPQRFRRMLAGRRRQIKPLLLDQAFIAGLGNIYVDEALFQARIHPLTRAHRLSPRKATALHRAIRNTLQASIDRQGTTFISFGFGNGQTGSFREQLQIFGRQGEPCPVCGAGIVKTRVAQRGTHLCPRCQRLRAPRKA
- a CDS encoding DMT family transporter, which gives rise to MKSTSFAEAAAVVMLGSLMASSAAIWIRFLPGVSPLTIGYVRVGGAALLLLPWFWWELARQGPPAWRELRYSLLAGVALALHFATWIASLRYTTVAHSVLMVATHPIFVIAISLWLLRVPVARNQVVGAVVALAGVVFIQWQDLGGDSVVGGASAPALGNLLALAGGLFAAVYLLLGRAARQTLSTIMHVEVTYATAAVVLLLMALAFGVPGPPRSSGPWVYLLLLVLLPTVGGHTIFNWGLRHLGAPLVSLIGLLEPVESAVLALLILGEAVPPATALGAAVIVGGLALAIWRPQTTGSADT
- a CDS encoding glutamate dehydrogenase, whose amino-acid sequence is MSADKPASRPSPFDEVNQRLDEAREMAEVPEEAMALLKNPYREIRVEIPLLTNGHLQLFEGYRIQHNGARGPYKGGIRYHPHVDLEEVRALASLMTWKTALVDIPFGGAKGGIACDPLTMSEDDLYNVTVTFFTRIAMILGPNRDVPAPDMGTNAKVMGWAMAAYGRLNGHTPAIVTGKPLELGGSVGREDATGKGVVIVTEHWAEENGRSLKGARVVVQGFGNVGSFASLHFSEKGAQVIAVSDVRGGIRNDSGLDIRGLMAHVKETGSVVGFEAGDPLDGDELLFQECDYLVPAALGGVITGDNAGRLKAQVVVEAANHPVTPEGGDVLTNNGVALIPDVIANAGGVVVSYFEWAQNIQQFAWKESRIHEELYTILRKSFANVLHFATARKCSLRQASFAIALGRVYQASVARGYIRI
- a CDS encoding glutaredoxin family protein; translation: MASEAETTTPLTVTLLHRPYCPSCEDLLAELEPMRSGSEVRFDVIDISAHEPPPFAQPFVVPATYVGDQLWRYGAYPVSELHARLQLETGRTGLT
- a CDS encoding Crp/Fnr family transcriptional regulator, whose amino-acid sequence is MAERTKLWYFQNFNLFKEVEDRTLIQLAMLSQMSYSTKKEVVYFPEEPSNTIYLLKSGKIKISRISPDGQTVTLALLGAGEIFGESAILGQETHQNIAEVVEDAVICAMDRAAFQELLENSNALSRRVRSHLGLRIRKVEAQVEDLVFKDAHQRVVSFLVRYVRDFGKKMVDLWEVRPFLTHQDIAELTATSRQTVNAILNELKSDGKIDFTRQFLRINDPDSLLK